From the genome of Medicago truncatula cultivar Jemalong A17 chromosome 2, MtrunA17r5.0-ANR, whole genome shotgun sequence:
aattttgaacataaattcaattaaaatcacTCCTGTATACGTACataattgatttaaaatttacacttgtatataatttatactccttaaatttcaaaaaatacattaagtccttaaatttcagaaaatacattaagtttgaaatgaatattGAGAAACAAAATTCAAACTAAAATCACTCCTATatacacacaaacacaaagaaACGTTCCTCAAAAGTAAAAGTTTAAAGaaatgaaacaataaaaaaatatcactatTAAGAAGAATCGAACCTAGGACCAGCCCAGGTGGGTTTCACGTGTTGTTAAAGTGGAGTGTCTAGTCATATATGTGTTAGTTCTCCGTAGACTACACACCATTATTTTCTATTTCCTCAAATGTCTGTCTATTAAACTTTTCCCCTttttattagagaaatgatatttgacatcaaatttgaaaaaaccattttttttttaagttcattacaatacaaaatataaatttttaatactaGAACCAGCAAAGGTTAACGGAGAGGCATGTCCGCATTTCCCATTCAATAGTGTCCCAAGTTgatcactaccaaaaaaagtGTCCCAAGTTGAATTACCTCTTGTGATGTTTTGAAGAATAAGAAAAGTTAAACATTAGAGGCACTTTCTGAACACgaatttcattaaatttttcGTGGTTCATTTAGGGAGCTCCTAATATTCATCCCAAAACTATTTCATAAGTTAACGTgcaggattttttttaaaacgtaAGGGTAGAAAAGATCTTCCAATTACCTTAACAATTTTCAAACTCTGCAATTCAATAcagaaaaacatttaaaatcgTAAAATTATAAATGGCATGCAAGGCGTTGCATTATCATATGCCTGTTTGGTTAGGCGGTTGCAACCAACAAAAGCACGGCTACAGGATTTCTAAAGCAAAAGTGCCATGATTTCAAGAAGCTAGCTTTTGAAGTTTTTGCTTTTAACGTGGTGAATTGCCGCGGTTTTAAGGAAAACGCAAAGCAAACAGGTGCATAGTCAGACAAATAGCTCACCTAAGTTTGGCATTTCCCACTAATTCTAAAAAGCATTGATACAGAAATTTCCAACTAGATCCACACCAAACATACACATTATTTGCACACTCAGATTGTCAATTACATAGAACTCCACAGGTGCAAGAGGTTAAAATACCGTCTCCCAAATTTTGTATTTCAGAACAGCATTGCAAAAATCAACCGAAATGCAGATTAATAAAGTGAAACACGGTTTTCAAACTACTTAAAGCACTAATTTGAAAACATGTTAGGAAACAGACAGCCATGAAGAAATGCGACAAATATCCCTTAACAACTTAACCTAGAATAACTTCTCGTTGCTGGTACACAATCCTGATAAATGTATCAATATAGAGACAGTAGATATACAGGAATTATCTATGGTTTGCGAGCTGGGGGTGGTGAACTGCTGCTGCTACTGTTGCTACTGGCTCGTCCTTTCAAAGGCCTGAATTAGAAGGCAGTTTACATTAGTAAAGAATCCAAAATGAAGATGCAGATCATAAAACCATAAAACTGAAAGAAACAAACGTGATTCTAAGCAAATTTACAAAGTTAAATTTAAAGCTGTCATTACTGATGACAAAATATCCTTTAATGAAAATGTACAAATGCCAACTCTTCTAACAAGGGTATATTTTAATTGGTGGTATAAGGTGGAATGGACTGAAATAAGATAACATCCATTTCTTAAAATCTAATCTGTCGTAACCCACATCGTTTGCAATCTGCAATCTTTCCATAGCGCTATAGCATAGCTGAATTTGATACGAGAATGTCATTCAAAAACCATGGAACACAAAATCCAATGGCTTAAAATGCCAATTGAGGAGAGATATGATATCAATCCTAAGCATATGAACATCTACTTAAAAATGCATCCTTGTACTGTGTTTGAACAATGAAACACCAAAGTTAGGCGACAAATTCCGGCTTAAATTCGGCAGAAAGTAGGAGTCTGACAGGCACCAAAAAAGATGCTGCTCATTCAATTGCATTTGGTTATTACGACTTTCAAGCTTTAAATAGTGCTGTTTCATTTGCATTATATTTTATAAGGTTCTCCAAAAAAGAGAGTTGCCAGTAGAAATTCTTCAAAACAACTCGAATCTTACATGATCTTGTTTGAGGTCATAATGATTGCATTataaacaagttaaaaaaatatggtagtGATAAATGTATCAGAAGTAACTATAAAAAGGCACCAGAGATTGTAATCAGAATAGAAGAAAAGACGGCAGTGAATGTtaccaaacaaataaaaataataacaaaaaagatTAGACATGAAAACCATTATACCAAATATTGTACACATTACCTTCTTGGACTGCGACTCTTTGATCTCCGGGATACCTGTTGTCAAAGTTATGAATGTTAGAATCATTGACCATGTAAAATAATGACATCTACACCAAGTAAAAGGCACAAACCTTGCGAGGACTTGGCGAATCAGAGTAAGATGATGACCTTCCCCGTCTCATAGGTGGCCTGCCTCTGTCAATAAGAAAATTTTACCCAGGCGTTGGTACATTTTCAAAGTATTATCATGCAAAgttcaatcaatcaaaacatgACTAGGAATTAAAACTTTGCATTTATGGATGCATATGCACTACAAATGTTGGTGGACACTGGAAGTATTCTGTAAAATAAGCATTTCTTCCTAagaaacaagattttttttaaaggaacctTGATTCCTAAGAAACAAGATCGAAATCCCCAACTGCCATGATTATATCAcgtaaaaaattcatttttcattttataaaatattcagTCCTACATAATAAGCATCAATTAAATCTTCACTAAGGACTACATACATGACCATTCAAGGGAATGTCGAATTTTGGATAACTACAAAACACCTCGGGtccaaacatcatataaaatattcagTCCTACATAATAAGCATCAATTAAATCTTCACTAAGGATTACATACATGACCATTCAAGGGAATGCCGAATTTTGGATAACTACAAAACACCTCGGGTCCAAACATCATATGTTCACATGCTCATTTACAACACTTTATTTTATGCTtctatcaaaatattattatgctaaaaaaaaataaatcattttagaGAACTGAGATATTGCATGAGACAAAATTACCTGCGAGGTGAGAATGATCTTGAGCGTGAGCGTGCAGATCTACGTATTGGAGAGCGACTACGCCTACGACCAACTGGAGATCTTCTAGGAGGACTACGGGCTCGTCTAGGAGGTgaactataaaaaaaacatttatttttccaaTGAGCAATCAATGGCATGTTAAAATgcaaattgaaaaacaataaacGAGGAAAATAAGCACTCAAAATATGGTTACCGGCGTCTTGGAGGTGGAGGAGGAGAACGTCTCCGACCTGGGCCTGGGCTTCCACGCATCCTTCGAGGTGATACcctacaaaaatgaaaattaattgaGTCGGCTGTATAATGAAATTGTATATGAAAAACATGCATGCAATCACAAGCCAACCTTGCAGGGGATCTAAGGCGCCTTGGTGGTGGAGATGGAGAACGACCTCTTCCGGGAGACACAGGTCTCCTCCTAGGAGGTGTGTCTCCAGCTCCGCGACGATAAGGAGAGTCTAATCGACGACGAACAGGAGAATCTGCACGGCGGCGAGGAGATTCTGGTCGTCTTGGAGATCCAGCTCTTCGAGGCACAGGAGATCTTCTTCGTGGTGAGGGAGGAGGTTTTCTCCGAGGAGAAGCTGGTACCATGAATAATTAGTTCAATACCAATATAAAAACCACCaatatgataaatataaaacaaaaaaatgttcaacAAATATCAAGCATATACATTCTCTTGGACGCTTTGGCCCATCTTTTTCAACTTCTGCACCAGCATTATCAGTCCTGGGTGCATCTCTCTTTGGAGCAACAGCTTTTGGGGGTGGTGAAGCTTTCTGTCTTGGAGGTAGAGTAAATCTTGCCTTAACAACATTGCCATCTATTTGGGcctgcataacaaaaaaaacaaaggcaTCAATTTCCAAATGCGGCAGCCAACAAGCTTGATTGTGGAAATTAATCCAACTCGGGCAAAAGCAACCTACACCATCCATGTACAATAATGCTTTTTCAGCTTCCCCTCTTGTCTTGAAATGCACATATCCATATCCTTTTGGAAGATTAACCTGGaaagttttttaaaagaaatttaaaaaccTACGACTCTAAATTCTTCTAGAACTATGATGCCAAATTAAATGCAAACTTACAGCTCTATCCATCACCAACTCCACACTTACAACCTCGCCAAAATTACCTGAAAACAGGTCAGCAAAAGAGGATATGAGCTCCTTAAGATATAAAGGTCACTAAAAGTTCCCTTCCAATTACACACACAAGCTACTAGAGGCTACTAAAAAGTTTCTCTCGATTATTGGTATTTCAAGAGTGTATGCATAGATATGAAGCAACTATGCTCCCAGTTAATAATATGAATACTTATATTGAAGTATAAATGACAAAAAgatcaaaactaaaataaaagaaacagaaaaattgCATTGGGCTTAAATTTTGGATCCTAATACCATGAGACACTggtttcaaatgaaaaatgtaTCTCGATTCACAGTTGAAGACGAAAGCAGAAGTGAAAGAGTTTAACTTACtgaaaatttctttcaaatggCCTTCATTGACATTCCTGCTGAGTTTCTCAACGTGGAGAACAAGAGACTCACGTACAGGAGAAGGTTTCCTGAGATGAAGCATGATAAGTAAACATAGCAAAAGATAGAAGTTACAAATCGAAAGAAAACTTGTCAATTGTTGAACTTAGAAGGCTCACAATCACAGcatgtttaattaaatttaaaaatgtgagatgaaaaataaaaaaatattctaacaAATTTACCACATCTTAAAGATATGATGAAAAAAGTCCGCactgaaaattataaaaacaaacttaaccAATGTATATTcagtattttgaaaattgggTCCGCTACATATATCATGTCCACTCATACCACACATTCAATGAAACATTCTCATCTCCGCTACACTTattttactctctctctctctctctctctctctctctctctctctctctcatattgtcatttctaattctatcatgTCCACTCATACCACACATTCAATGAAACATTCTCATCTCCGCTAcacctctctctctccctccctctccctccccctctccctccctccctccctccctccctccctccctctctctctctctctctctctgaatgAAACATTCTCATCTCCGCTACACTTATTTTACTCTCGTGCTGGTTCTTTACCACCCAACACTAACTCAACCCCACAAAACTAATTTATAAAGTGTGGAGAGTCCATACTTCATAAGATCTTATGAAGCACTATCTCTAGTAAATGGCGGACGCTGTTTTTCTAATACACATCATCCTCGCTCAGCACTACTGAGTTTGGAGTGTGGCCAATATAGTCGGTGGTCGAACATCAGATCTAAGATACCATCTTAAATTTTGGGCAAATTCAACTTAATGACATAAAACAAGCATGTAAGATGAGGATTGCCTAAGTTTTATAAGATCTATCTAAGTCTTATATCTCTTGCTAACATGTGACTAGGATTTTTTATAATTGTGCTATAATGTTCCATTATATCCCTTCTTTTATAATTacattcaaatataaaataaatttagaaatttcAACAATACAATAActacaaaataaacatcaaaattCTGACTTGagttttaaaagaaatattactatacttattaattaaataattttgttatcatGTTTATATTACAATCCTTTGTCTCGTGATCTCACGTTTTACAATCTTTTACCCCTTTTCCAATCCTATGCAGAATCTCAACTTTGACAACCTTGTATATAATCCATATCCCTGGCCATCTTACATATATCACTTTAGTCGGTGATGACCTCAATATATAGTAGACTGTTAACAGTTGACAATATAAATTGGCTACTGCGGTTTTCCACTACTAGTTTGTATCTTATTACCTAACAAGACATACCATGCTAAACTTCAACAAGAGTTAAGATATAGTATATAAAAAGcaaaaatgaaagaataatTTCATATCTCCAACGTCAAGATATGGCATATGAAAAATATGATTAGTAATAAAAACTCCCAGTCTCCATCTCCACGAGGGACATACACAAATACAAGAAGTGTCCTAGAAAAAAGTTGGATTGAAATAGcaaatttgaaatgagtttACCTTGGAGGAGGAGAAGGTCTCTTAGACTGTGGAGGTGGAGGAAGAGGAGGAGATCGACCTCGCCTAGCTGGTTCAGCAGAACTACACAACAAAAATACTACCCTATCAATATGAActgaaaaatataaactttACTAAAATCAACAACATGGAAATTACTCCCACGAAATATTTAACCAAAAGAACCGTGATTTGTGCGTACAGTTCAAAATATAATGTACAGTGTACACCAATTAACCACATTTACATTACAGTGatcaaaatcatattcatcaaaacaATAATTTGGACTAAAATTTAAAACTGGGCAGATTTCCATTTCCAACTTCTCCTATTTGAAAACCTAAACCGAactcaaaattgaaaattaaaaactgaaaaatatgACATTCTCAAATTAACATCTGAAAATCATAATTGTTTTCATCTTGAACATTTTCATGCATGTTCTTCTacgcaaaaaatcaaattgacttCGATTTTTCTAATGGTTCAAAATTTGAACGATTTGGCAAGAATTAAAGTTGAATCGAAGGATGGATGTACCTTTTGCGTCTTGGAGGAGGAGGACTACGGCTACGGCTCTTGGAACTGCGGGAGGGAGAGcgagaagaggaagagaaggaTCTGGAACGGGAGCGGGAGCGAGAAGAGGAACGGGAAGAGGAGGAGAGAGAAGAAGATCCGGAGACGGAACCTGATGGTGGTGAGCGACGAGCTCGACCAGGTTTCGCCATTGTTGAAGAGAGAGAGCGTGAAACCCTCTATAAACCCTAGCTGGTAGTGAAGTGTTGGATTTGTGTGGAGTGAATCGAggtaagaagaaagaaagaaagaaaatgaatgaacgATACagattttagttttattttattttatttttacccaTTTTTTATGGGTCAGGATGAAGTTTGAATGGGTCGGGTTTACCCGAGTTTCATGGGTTAATTTCATTCATGGAACCATCATCATAACCAAGCaagtttattaattaaaataaaaatttgagacTTACTTTTTAGTTCCACTTATTTCTTGAAAATTACACCCCTTTCCATTCGGGTTAGGCTGGTGGTATTAACTTAAAAA
Proteins encoded in this window:
- the LOC11406805 gene encoding serine/arginine-rich splicing factor SR45; the protein is MAKPGRARRSPPSGSVSGSSSLSSSSRSSSRSRSRSRSFSSSSRSPSRSSKSRSRSPPPPRRKSSAEPARRGRSPPLPPPPQSKRPSPPPRKPSPVRESLVLHVEKLSRNVNEGHLKEIFSNFGEVVSVELVMDRAVNLPKGYGYVHFKTRGEAEKALLYMDGAQIDGNVVKARFTLPPRQKASPPPKAVAPKRDAPRTDNAGAEVEKDGPKRPRESSPRRKPPPSPRRRSPVPRRAGSPRRPESPRRRADSPVRRRLDSPYRRGAGDTPPRRRPVSPGRGRSPSPPPRRLRSPARVSPRRMRGSPGPGRRRSPPPPPRRRSPPRRARSPPRRSPVGRRRSRSPIRRSARSRSRSFSPRRGRPPMRRGRSSSYSDSPSPRKVSRRSKSRSPRRPLKGRASSNSSSSSSPPPARKP